A window of Polynucleobacter sp. KF022 genomic DNA:
CATTGCCATGCAGCATCCAAGCCGTCTGCTGTCTAGCTGTCATGCCAAAAGGAGCCGCTGTATCAAAGATAAACGCACTATTCTTACCAAGATAGTAATAACTCGCTGTATGTCCGCACTCAACTGTGCCGTTTTGTACCGCATCTAACACTTGAAGTGCGGGTACTACTTCGCCAGCTGCAAATACTTTGACATTAAATTTGCCATCTGTTGCTTTACGCAAAGCATTCGCGAACACTTCAGGAGTGCCGAACAAAGTATCTAATGATTTAGGAAAACTCGATACTAGGCGCCAATTCAAGGTTGGCAGGCTTTGCGCGATCGATGGCGCTGCAAGCGCTGCTGCACCAGCACCAATTGTGGCTTTCTTTAAAAATGAACGTCTTTGCATCTTCGTCTCCCTCTTAAAAAATCATCAGTCTGTATTAATGTATCAAGCTTCTGCGTATGCTTACTCAGCTTACTTTCCACCAACCGTCATAGATCCCAGCAATATCGACCCTGTTTCCTTGGTGCCACGAATCAGTGTATCGCTACCGATAAGTTGAATATCCATCAGCATATCGCGCAAATTACCGGCAATCGTCACTTCCTCAACAGGATATTGAATCTCGCCATTTTCTACCCAATAACCAAATGCGCCGCGCGAATAATCACCCGTCACATAATTGACGCCCTGACCCATTAGCTCAGTGACTAGCAAGCCAGTGCCCATCTCTTTTAACAAAGCAGGCAAACCACCCTTTGGTGTTTTTTTACTCTGCAAAGTCAGATGATGAGAGCCACCGGCATTGCCGGTAGTTTTCATACCTAATTTGCGGGCCGAATAGGTTGACAAGAAATAACCTTCCAGCATCCCTTTGTCTACTACAGTACGAGCGGATGTTTTGACACCCTCTTCATCAAATGGAGCGCTACCCGTCATGGACATTAAGTGCGGGTCTTCAAATAAGCTGACATGCTTTGGAAGGACTTGTTTACCAAGGCTATCAAGCAAAAAGCTGGAGCGACGATATAAAGCGCCGCCCGAAACTGCTTGCACCAAGCCCCCCAATAATCCTGCAGCTAATGGGGCTTCGAAGATTACCGGACAACGTCGAGTAGTCAATGATCTTGCCTTGAGGCGTGATAGGGCTCGCTGCGCTGCATATTTACCAATCGCAGCTGGATCAGCTAACTCCTCAGGAATGCGTGAACTGGAATACCAATCATCCCGCTGCATATGCGCTTTCTTGCCGCCCTCGCTTGCTATGGGCGCACAAGAAATGTAGTGGCGTGAGAATGGATAACCACCCATAAAACCGTGAGACGTACCCATCATAAAATGCGCATGATGGGCAGATACAGATGCGCCGTCACTATTTTGTATTTGCTTACTGACAGCAAATGCCGCACCTTCTGCAGAACGCGCGATCTCAACAGCTGCAGCTGCATCAATATTCCATGGATGAAACAAATCTAAATCTAATGGATTTTTTTCTAGGAGCTCAGCTTCTGCAGGACCAGCGCAGACATCTTCTGCCGTGTGTTGAGCAATGTGGAATGCAGCATCCACTGTTGCCTTTAATGATTCTTTAGAAAAGTCACTTGTACTGGCATTGCCACGATGGTGGCCCAAAAACAATGTCACGCCCACTTGCTTATCTAGACTTTGCTCAATGGTCTCAACCTCGCCCTTGCGAACGGTTACAGAGAGGCCCTGGCCTTCTGACACCTCAGCAACGGCATCTGAGGCACCCCTTCTTTTGGCCTCTTTAAGCATGAAATCGATGATTTCTTGAAACTGATTGGATGTGTATGTAAACATACCCTAATAATAGCTAGAATAGAAACATGAAGCATACCGAAGCCCTAAAACGAAATAGCCCAAATGAGGTCAAAATTGGCCTCATTTCCATCTCGGATCGCGCCAGTAAAGGCATTTATCAAGACGAAGGTATCCCAGCACTACAAGCCTGGCTGATGAAAGCCATCAGCAATCCCTGCGCTTTTCATGAACGCTTGATTGCCGATGAATCTGAAGTCATTACGGAAACCATCGTTGAGCTGGTGGATGAGCTCGGTTGCGATCTAGTGCTAACAACAGGCGGCACAGGCCCCTCAAGAAGAGATGTCACCCCTGAGGCTACCCGCGACGCTGGAACCCGCGAAATGCCCGGTTTTGGTGAGCAGATGCGTCAAATTAGCTTGAACTTTGTACCCACCGCAATTTTGTCCAGACAAACTGCCGTTCTCAGAGAAATTGATAGTCACGCAGCTTTGGTAATTAACCTGCCCGGCCAACCTAAAGCGATTGCTGAAACCCTAGAAGGCCTTAAAGATGAGAACGGCAAGTCGATTGTTCCTGGTATCTTTGCTGCCGTGCCTTACTGCATTGACCTCATCGGTGGGCCTTATATTGAAACTGATGAAGCGGTGATTAAGGTCTTCAGACCTAAGAGTGCCATTAAAAAGTAAGAAGAAAAAATATCTGGTAGTTAGCAAATAAACAAAAGGTCCGCAGTGCGGACCTTTTTTATTCCTGCCTTAGATTTTCTTATTGAGGCAGCGGTACGATAAATTTCTCACGGTAGTACTTGAGCTCTTCTATCGACTCCTCGATATCAGCCAAGGCTGTATGCGCTTGCTTCTTAGTAAAACCTTTGACTAACTCGGGATGCCAACGCTTACATAACTCTTTCAAAGTAGAAACATCGATATTCCGATAATGAAAGTAAGCCTCTAACTTTGGCATGTACTTAGCCATAAAACGTCTGTCTTGACCAATCGTATTGCCACACATTGGCGCAATACCCGCTTTAATATATTTCTTCAGAAATGCAATGCATTGCGCTTCGACAGTAGCCTCATCCAAGGTAGATGCTTTTACCTTGTCGATTAAACCGGAGCGGCCATGGGTACCCTTATTCCAAGCGTCCATCGCATCCAAAACCGCATCCTCTTGATGTACCACCCAGACGGGTGCCGTGGCGATGGTATTGAGGTGGGCATCCGTAACAATAATGGCAATCTCTAAAATTCGCTCAGTTTCAGGGTTTAGACCCGACATCTCCATATCCACCCAAATGAGGTGCTCATTGGCTGGCGCCACTTTGGCTCCGGGTGTTGCTGCTATGTTAGTTTGCTCGCTCATATCTATAATGATCTCATGACATTCACAATTATTTTTCTAATCGCCTTTATTGCTAGTTTTGGCTTGCGCCACTGGCTGTCCCAACGTCAAATTCGCTACGTAGCAAAGCATCGAAATACCGTGCCCGCTGAATTCGCTGAAAAAGTGACATTAGCCGAACATCAAAAAGCGGCTGACTACACCATTGCTAAATTACGTCTAGGCATTATAGAAAATGGGGTCAGCGCAATCATTTTAATTGGCTTCACCCTCCTGGGCGGTTTGCAAATTCTGAACATGGCATTACTGCAACTTTTGGGTGAGGGCATCCCCCAACAAATGGCTCTGCTTGTTTCTATTGTGCTCATTTCTGGAGTGCTCGATATTCCATTTTCTTGGTACAAGCAATTCCATCTAGAAGAGCGCTTTGGCTTTAATCGGATGACCAAAAAACTGTTCTTCTCAGATATGTTTAAAGGGATCTCAGTAGGGAGTGCGATTGGCGTGCCACTACTCTGGGTCATTTTGTCCTTGATGGAAAAAGCAGGAGATTTATGGTGGTTGTGGGCATGGGCTGTATTAACTGTATTTAGCCTGCTGATGCAGTGGGTCTTCCCTACTTTTATTGCACCAATGTTTAATAAATTCCAAGCCCTCGATGAAGGTCCATTAAAGACGCAGATTGAATCGCTCCTGAAGCGCTGCGACTTCGCAAGCCAAGGTCTATTTGTTATGGATGGCAGTAAGCGCAGTGCTCATGGCAATGCATTTTTTGCTGGCATGGGCAAGGCTAAACGCATTGTATTTTTTGACACCCTCATTGAGAAACTCAACCCAGGCGAAGTAGAGGCAGTACTCGCTCACGAGCTTGGTCATTACAAATGCAACCATATTCGTAAGCGACTCTTGGTTTCCTTTGCGCTGAGCTTTGCTATGTTTGCCCTCTTAGGCTGGATTAGCACGAAAGTCTGGTTCTATACAGACTTAGGTGTTATGCCTAACCTGAATGGCTATAACGGCGGCCTTGCATTAGCGCTCTTTATGTTGGTCTCACCCGTATTTAGCTTTTTCTTCACACCACTCTCTAGCCTAGCATCGCGCAAACACGAGTACGAAGCTGATGGCTTTGCTGCTGAAAAATCTTCTGCAAAAGATTTAGTGACCGCACTAGTGAAGCTATATCAAGATAACGCATCAACCCTTACGCCAGATCCGATTTACACCGCTTTCTACAGCTCGCATCCGCCTGCGCCATTACGCATTGCCAACTTGCAACGGTTTAGCTCATAACGATGGAACAGTTTCACGCGCTACTGATCGCCTCCTACGGAAGGCATTATTTAGCGCAGCGTTTGATTGCAGACGCCCATGGTAATGAGTCGCCTGATGGTCCACTCATTCAGGTTAGTACGCCAGCCAAGCAACATATCGGCGCAGTAGGTGATCGCATGTTACTAGAAATGACTTCGGCAGATCAAGCGCGCATTATTCAAATTGAGCCTCGAGAAAATCTTCTCTATCGCTCAGATGCTTTTAAGAGCAAACTCATTGCTTCAAACGTGGATCAAATCTTGGTAGTGCTTGCAACTCAACCTGCTTTCTCACCAGATTTGTTGGGTAGAGCAGTTGTCGCTGCAGAAGCCAATCAAATTGGCTTACATATCCTACTTAATAAATGCGATCTCAAAGATAACTTGGAGCATGCTCGCAAAATTATCGCGCCCTATGCGCGCATGGGCTACCAAGTAAGTGAGGTATCTGCCAAATTTGATCCAACCTCAATTAATGCATTACGCACAACCTTACAAGGAAAGGTTTCTGTTTTTGTTGGGCAATCCGGCATGGGTAAATCCAGCCTACTCAATGCCTGGATACCCAACGCCGCAGCGTTGACCCAAGAATATTCAGTGCGCTTGGATACCGGTAAACATACCACCACCGCCTGTCGTTACTTTGAGCTGCCAGAAGCCTGGGGTAGAGATGAGACTGGTAAGTTGGGTGCCCTGATAGATTCGCCAGGCTTTCAGGAGTTTGGTTTAGCACATATGTCTGTGAGCGAATTACAGCACGCTTTTAGAGAATTTAAAGACTTACTGGGAAAGTGCCGCTTTCATAATTGCGCGCATTTATCAGAGCCTGAATGTGCGGTGCGAGATGCAGTAGACAGAAACGAAATAGCGCCAGAAAGACTAGCGCTATTTAGACAACTACACTCCGACTCAAAAACAGCGGATGTTCAAATTCAGGGAATTAGCCAAGCCAAAGAGCGATGGTCAGCATTAGCAACAAAGCCATCCAAGCGATAACGAGGCGCCATACTAATCCCACTGCAGAGCGCATGGTGCGCTCAGTAGGCTCAAGACCTACTTCATAAACTACAGGCTCACCTGCCTCAGCCATGCGCAATGCTTCATCACTATTAGGCTCGCTCATTGGCTCACCTAAGCGAACACCTAGAGCTCCACTACCTGCAGCCAAGATCACTGCCGATAAAGAATCAGACCATTTTTGTGTCAGGTAACGCCAACCATAAACAGCGCCTTCAAAGTTACCAACAATCGCAAAGCCCATGGCGGTAATGCGTGCAGGAACCCAATCCAAGACGTAGAAGAAATGGCGTGCCGCTTCACTCAAGTTGAAGTCGCCGCGCTCAGACCAACGCTGTGCAGCAATATCTGCCAAGCGATAGAGAACAACACCTGCAGGACCCATTGGCATCATGAACCAGAACAGCACACCAAAGACGTGATGATGTGAGCCGATAATGGCACGCTCAAGCGCCAAAGAAATCACTTCAGTCTCAGTGAGGTTAGAAGTATCTAATTCGGGGCCATACCACTCACCTAAGGCAGCACGCGCTCCTGGCAAGTCATGCGCTTCAATCGCTTCATGCACAGCAGTAAAGGAATGGCTGAACTGACGAAAGCCAAAAAACAAATACGCGATGACGATGTTCCAAAGAAATCCAAGAATGGGGTAAGTCACCATGCAAACGACATACACCATGAAGACTAAGAAGGTTGGCAAGATGAAAGCAACTAAACAAGCCATGCGCGCACCTACAGGGCTTGCGCCTTCTTCAGTCTTGCCACCGAATTCAGCGGCAACCCAATCTAACCAGCGGGCACAAACACGCGCAATCCAATGGCTTGAAGTTACTGGGCGATATTGCTCAGCAATAAGGGCAAAGAGAATAGAAAAGAAAGTCATACTTTTAATAAATGATAAAGGTTACGCAACATTCCCGCAGTAGCACCCCAAATAAAGCGGTTCTCATAAGGCATCGAATAAAAACGTCGTCCACCCTGCTCACTTTGCCACAGTCTAACCTGATGATTAGCAGGATCAAGCAAAAAACTCAGGGGCACTTCAAAGACATCAGCTACTTCAAACTCATCCAAGACATATTCTGCCTGAGCCTGGACCAATCCTACTACTGGGGTCACGCTATAGCCAGATACCGTCAAATACTGAGGCAAGTGCCCAATAATCTCTACTCGATTGGGGTCCAAACCAATTTCTTCCTGACTCTCCCGTAAGGCAGTGTCATTTGGACTCCGATCTTCAGGATCCATCCGACCCCCTGGAAAACTAATCTGCCCCGCGTGATCATGCAAATGATTGGTTCTTTGAGTAAGCAACACTGACAATCCCTCTTCTTTTACTAGGAGAGGGATTAGTACTGCTGCTTGAGTCACTTTTCCGGCGGCCTGTCGCTTGGTAATAATGTCTGCCGCAATCACATGACGGTTTTCATCGGTAATCTCTGGCTGCCACTCTGGTGGAGATTGCAAACGCAGCTTTAAACCGGCTGGCTCAAGGAATTCTTTTGCCACCCTCTTTTCATCAGCACACACTTGATGAATCGGAACCGCTTGCGCATCAAATCCTAGAGGCGCAGCAACATTCATTGCGTAGTCTTCAGGGCTTGGTGTCTTGGGCATATTCATATTCTAAGGCAACAAAAAAGGCGACCGAGGCCGCCTTTTTTACTTCAAGCCGACATTTATTCTGCGGCCGGAGCTGCTGCTGCAGTCTTACGTGCAGGCAACTTCTCTTTAATACGTGCAGACTTACCTGAACGATCGCGCAAGTAGTACAACTTCGCACGACGTACATCACCGCGTCGCTTCACTTCAATACCAGCGATCAATGGTGAGTAAGTTTGGAATGTACGCTCTACACCTTCGCCAGATGAAATCTTGCGAACGATAAAGCTGGAATTGAGTCCGCGATTGCGCTTAGCAATCACGACGCCTTCAAAGGCCTGGGCACGCTTACGTGTACCCTCAACTACGTTTACGCTAACAACTACTGTGTCGCCAGGAGCAAAGCTTGGCAATACTTTGTTAGCACTTAAGCGAGCAATTTCTTCTTGCTCAATTTTTTCAATTAAATTCATTTTTAATCCTTAAACATCGTATTAGCGTTTAATCCCGAAACCAAAGTTAACGGACCTAATAGAGGATGCAGTTAAAACAATTTCACTAAACCAAAAACCAAACCACCTATTCACTACTGCACACTAAAAGTATTTACAGAGAGCGAAGAAATTGTTCATCTTCTCGGGTTAGTAACCCTTTGGCTCTAGCCGATTCAATTAAGTCCGGCCTTAACCTGAACGTCAGCTCTAAAGACTTCTGCCGACGCCAATCTGCTATTTTAGCGTGATGTCCGCCTAAAAGCACGTCCGGAACCGATAAATTTTCATATATTTCAGGCCGGGTGTAGTGCGGGTAGTCTAAAAGACCATTCATAAAGCTATCTTGGGTAGCAGATTCGCCGTCTCCAAGAGCCCCAGGAATAAGCCTAATCACCGCATCCATCATGGCCATAGCGGGTATTTCACCCCCTGAAACCACAAAATCCCCAATAGAAAGCTGTAAATCGACATTTCGGTCTACAAAACGCTGGTCTACAGCTTCATATCGACCACAAATGAAGCTTAAATTTCCGTAATTGAGGATATCTGTCGCTATTTTCTGAGAAAAACGCTCGCCCTGGGGTGCCAATAAGCAAATTGGGCCGCTTTTAATGCCAGCAGCCTCATGGGATGCCTTGATACCAGCAACAGTATCTTCCAGCGGCTTGGCCATCATGACCATTCCAGGGCCGCCGCCATACGCGCGATCATCTACTGTTTTACGAGGGTCAGAACAAAAATCTCTGGGATTCCATAAATGGACGCTTGCCAAAGATTGTTCACATGCGCGCCCAGTAATACCCCACTGCGTTAAAGCAGAGAACATTTCCGGAAATAAGGTCACAACATCAAAGCGCATATCTATCTCGCATTATCTTTGAGCTTTATTGCCAGTCAGATTGCCAGTCAAGCGTAATCGTTTTATTTGGCAGGTCGACGTTTTGCACTACCTCTTTTACAAAAGGCACTAAATATTTAATTGTCTTTGTTTGTGCGTCGCCAATTGCAATCACACCATGCGCACCATTCTCAGTAACATCAATCACTTCACCAAGAATTTCATCTTGCAAATTGATGGCGTTACACCCAATCAGATCCACCCAGTAATACGAATCACTTTCCACTTTAGGAAAAGCATCACGTGCAACTAATATTCGGGCGCCCTTTAATGTAAGCGCTTGATCGCGATCACTAACACCCTCAAGCGCCATCACGACATTACCGCTGTGCATCTTGGCGCTCTTCACTTTGTATTGAGTCAAAGAGGCTTGTTCAGTCGACGCAGAAACACCTGCATCCCTACGCGGGATCAGAGAAAGCCAAACCAATTTTGATGAGAGAAGTGCTACTGGCTCAGAAGAGTGAGGCCTAACCTTCACTTGACCCTGTAAGCCTTGTGCCTCAGATATGGCACCAAGTTCAATCAAATCATTCAGGGAAGGTGCGCTCATTTGTAAGACACCTTGTTTTCCCAAAATAAAACTACTAGAAATCCTGCCACTAAAAACTCCACCAACTAGATGAAGTTTTTAGCAATCGAACATTAAACAGCTGGATTGTTTTTAATCAAACGAACTACTGTTGGAGAGATTTGCGCGCCAACACCAGTCCAGTAAGTTAAACGGTCTTGAGCAATACGCATTGCTTGCTCAGTAGCCGCTGCTTGTGGATTGAAGTAACCAATACGCTCGATAAAGTTCGAGTCACGACGGTTGCGCTTATCAGTAGCAACGATGCTGTAAAAAGGGCGCTTCTTAGAACCGCCGCGTGCCAGTCGAATGACGACCATACTTATTCCTTAAAATCTAAAATGAAAACAGGTTGATTACAACCCAATGAAATTTCTACAAAAAATCTTGGGCTCCAGCTCACCAAATACAGATACGGTAGAGCGGAAAACCTCATATTCTAGACGAAAACCCCTACTTCTTCCACCTATTTAAGCAGTCAAGCCAGTAGAATAGAATGCAGCCAGATGTAAAAAATACATTAAAAACAATAACTTAGATAAATATGCCCTTTAAATATAGCGTTTCAGCCCCTCTCAGAGGCCGTCTAAATAGACTGTTTCTAGCGCTTTCTTGCTTGGGCTTAGGTCTTTTAACTGGCTGCGCCAATGTCATCCCGCCTTGTGGCGCTAAAACCAGCCCACCAAGTAGTGAGCTCAAAAATACCAAATGGGAGCTTACTCGCTGGAACTTGCCTCCTAAAGACAACGGCGAGGTACGTGCCCGCCAAATTCCTCAGGGCGATGCCAGCAACCCCATTCAAATCATTTTCGATGCCAATGGTCAGCGCCTCAGTGGGTCGACGGGCTGCAATCGCTTCACTGCAACACTCGACGAAGATGCCCGTGGTTTCACCCTCAAACAAATCGCCAGCACCAAAATGGCTTGCAGTCCGCAGCGCATGGAATTAGAAAATGATTTTCTTTATCAGCTAAACGACTATCGCAGCATTGTGCGCAATGGCGACCAACTACTCATGATTGGCGCTGATCGCGAAGTATTGAGCTTTACTCAAAAACCAATTAAATAACTTTCAGCATCGCTACAGACATTCATATGAAAAAATCGAAACTCTTATTTTGTGCACTCGGATTAATCCTACCTGGAAGCGGACTCAACTGCTTTTACCTTCAGGGCTTGAAATCCTTTTGGGCATGGGTACAGCTATTTGCATTCATTGGCGGCGCTGCTGGCTGGGTGATTTTAAAAAATGCTCATTTTCATTCTGCTCCGGGATGGGTTCTTGTGACTTTTGGATTTATCGCGATTGAAGCAAGTTGGTTAACGACGATTGCTTTCGGTCTTCGCCTAGATGAAAAGTGGGATGCACAATTTAATCCCGGTATTGAAGAGCATCGGCGCAGTCGCTCTGGCTGGTTGGTAATCTTGACGGTCATCTTCTCCCTTGTATTTGGGGCTGGTGTCATGATGACTTTTTTTGCCGTTGCTTTTGAGCAATTTTTCATCTCACAGATCTATGAAGCAAAAAAGCTATCCCAATAATTGCAGATAGCTTTTCTTTTGCAAGAGCCGCTCTTAGGAGCGGTTTTTTTATTCTCTTTTAACTCTCTTTAGAACTGTTCTACTTCTAATGCATTTGTAGAGTGGCCACTTTCCACAATCGAGGTAGCGAGTGCTTGGGCTTGGGGCATTAGATTTTCTGCAAAGAAGCGCGCAGTTGCAATCTTGGCATCATAAAAGCTGGGATCGCCATCACGCAAACGCTCAGCCGCCAAAAGCGCTCTAGCCATTTGCCAACCACCCAATACCAAGCCCGATAAACGCAAATATGCAAAGCTGCCAGCATAAACAGCCTTGATGTCAGTCTTTGCATTCGCAACAATATAAGCAACAGCCTGCTCAAAAGCTGCGCGGGCTGCAGTCAATTGTTTAAGCACCGCTTTAGCATCAGCAGACCCGCTTGCTGCTAATTCTTTTTCGGTAGCAGCAATGCACTGAGAAAGCTCTTTTGCAACAGCTCCACCATCACGCACTGTTTTTCTGCCAACCAAATCATTTGCCTGTATTGCAGTAGTGCCTTCATAAATCGTCAAGATACGGGCATCACGATAATGCTGGGCGGCCCCGGTCTCTTCAATGAAGCCCATACCACCATGCACTTGAACACCCAGACTGGCAACCTCAATCGACATTTCTGTAGAGAAGCCCTTAACAATTGGCACCAAGAACTCATAAATAGCTTGATTAGATTTACGATCAGCCTCATCAGGCGCTGCGTGTTGTGCATCATATGCAGAGGCGGCATAGTAAGCTAATGCGCGTGACGCCTCTGTGTAAGCACGCATTGTCATAAGCATGCGCTTTACATCAGGCTGATGAATAATGGCAACAGGACCAGGTGAGCCCGTTAGATCACGACTTTGCACTCGGTCTTTCGCATATTGAACTGCCTTTTGATAAGCGCGCTCTGCTACAGCAATGCCTTGCATGCCTACCGCAAAGCGAGCTGCATTCATCATGACAAACATGTATTCCAGGCCACGATTTTCTTCGCCGACTAAGTAGCCAATAGCACCACCATGATCGCCAAACTGCAGAACTGCTGTTGGGCTAGCTTTAATGCCAAGCTTATGTTCAATCGAAACGCAATGCACATCATTGCGCTCACCCAATGAACCATCAGGCTTCACCAAAAATTTAGGCACTACAAATAAAGAAATTCCTTTGACGCCCTCTGGGGCATCAGGTGTTCTTGCCAGCACTAGATGAACAATATTCTTGGCCATATCGTGCTCACCATAGGTGATATAAATTTTGGTCCCAAAAATCTTATAAGTACCATCACCCTCAGGAACGGCGCGAGCACGCACCATCGATAAATCAGAGCCCGCTTGTGGCTCTGTTAAACACATTGAGCCAGTCCACTCACCAGAAATCATATTCGGCACAAAACGCTCTTGAAGTTCTGGGTCAGCGGCTGTCAAAAGCGCTTCAATCGCCCCATCAGTAAGCATTGGGCACAATGCAAATGACAAGCTAGCTGAGTGAACCATCTCAAAGCACGCAGTAGCAATTAGCTTAGGCAGGCCTTGACCGCCAAATTCTGCAGGATGTACAACGCCTTGCCAACCAGCTGCGCCAAACTGTTCAAAGGCCTCTTTGAATCCTTTAGTGGTGGTGACCACACCATCTTTTAAAGAACTTGGATTTTGATCGCCAACCCAGTTCAGGGGGGCGACTACATCTTGATTAAATTTTGCAGACTCTTCCAAAATAGCAGGGGCTAAATCAACGTCCGCACCAGCTTCCATATAAGAAGGATAGGCAACAACCTCCGATAATCCAGCAAGTTCATTCATCACAAACAA
This region includes:
- the rimM gene encoding ribosome maturation factor RimM (Essential for efficient processing of 16S rRNA), with translation MSAPSLNDLIELGAISEAQGLQGQVKVRPHSSEPVALLSSKLVWLSLIPRRDAGVSASTEQASLTQYKVKSAKMHSGNVVMALEGVSDRDQALTLKGARILVARDAFPKVESDSYYWVDLIGCNAINLQDEILGEVIDVTENGAHGVIAIGDAQTKTIKYLVPFVKEVVQNVDLPNKTITLDWQSDWQ
- a CDS encoding M48 family metallopeptidase, yielding MTFTIIFLIAFIASFGLRHWLSQRQIRYVAKHRNTVPAEFAEKVTLAEHQKAADYTIAKLRLGIIENGVSAIILIGFTLLGGLQILNMALLQLLGEGIPQQMALLVSIVLISGVLDIPFSWYKQFHLEERFGFNRMTKKLFFSDMFKGISVGSAIGVPLLWVILSLMEKAGDLWWLWAWAVLTVFSLLMQWVFPTFIAPMFNKFQALDEGPLKTQIESLLKRCDFASQGLFVMDGSKRSAHGNAFFAGMGKAKRIVFFDTLIEKLNPGEVEAVLAHELGHYKCNHIRKRLLVSFALSFAMFALLGWISTKVWFYTDLGVMPNLNGYNGGLALALFMLVSPVFSFFFTPLSSLASRKHEYEADGFAAEKSSAKDLVTALVKLYQDNASTLTPDPIYTAFYSSHPPAPLRIANLQRFSS
- the orn gene encoding oligoribonuclease encodes the protein MSEQTNIAATPGAKVAPANEHLIWVDMEMSGLNPETERILEIAIIVTDAHLNTIATAPVWVVHQEDAVLDAMDAWNKGTHGRSGLIDKVKASTLDEATVEAQCIAFLKKYIKAGIAPMCGNTIGQDRRFMAKYMPKLEAYFHYRNIDVSTLKELCKRWHPELVKGFTKKQAHTALADIEESIEELKYYREKFIVPLPQ
- the rpsP gene encoding 30S ribosomal protein S16, which translates into the protein MVVIRLARGGSKKRPFYSIVATDKRNRRDSNFIERIGYFNPQAAATEQAMRIAQDRLTYWTGVGAQISPTVVRLIKNNPAV
- the rsgA gene encoding ribosome small subunit-dependent GTPase A; the protein is MEQFHALLIASYGRHYLAQRLIADAHGNESPDGPLIQVSTPAKQHIGAVGDRMLLEMTSADQARIIQIEPRENLLYRSDAFKSKLIASNVDQILVVLATQPAFSPDLLGRAVVAAEANQIGLHILLNKCDLKDNLEHARKIIAPYARMGYQVSEVSAKFDPTSINALRTTLQGKVSVFVGQSGMGKSSLLNAWIPNAAALTQEYSVRLDTGKHTTTACRYFELPEAWGRDETGKLGALIDSPGFQEFGLAHMSVSELQHAFREFKDLLGKCRFHNCAHLSEPECAVRDAVDRNEIAPERLALFRQLHSDSKTADVQIQGISQAKERWSALATKPSKR
- the pmbA gene encoding metalloprotease PmbA is translated as MFTYTSNQFQEIIDFMLKEAKRRGASDAVAEVSEGQGLSVTVRKGEVETIEQSLDKQVGVTLFLGHHRGNASTSDFSKESLKATVDAAFHIAQHTAEDVCAGPAEAELLEKNPLDLDLFHPWNIDAAAAVEIARSAEGAAFAVSKQIQNSDGASVSAHHAHFMMGTSHGFMGGYPFSRHYISCAPIASEGGKKAHMQRDDWYSSSRIPEELADPAAIGKYAAQRALSRLKARSLTTRRCPVIFEAPLAAGLLGGLVQAVSGGALYRRSSFLLDSLGKQVLPKHVSLFEDPHLMSMTGSAPFDEEGVKTSARTVVDKGMLEGYFLSTYSARKLGMKTTGNAGGSHHLTLQSKKTPKGGLPALLKEMGTGLLVTELMGQGVNYVTGDYSRGAFGYWVENGEIQYPVEEVTIAGNLRDMLMDIQLIGSDTLIRGTKETGSILLGSMTVGGK
- a CDS encoding CobD/CbiB family protein, which produces MTFFSILFALIAEQYRPVTSSHWIARVCARWLDWVAAEFGGKTEEGASPVGARMACLVAFILPTFLVFMVYVVCMVTYPILGFLWNIVIAYLFFGFRQFSHSFTAVHEAIEAHDLPGARAALGEWYGPELDTSNLTETEVISLALERAIIGSHHHVFGVLFWFMMPMGPAGVVLYRLADIAAQRWSERGDFNLSEAARHFFYVLDWVPARITAMGFAIVGNFEGAVYGWRYLTQKWSDSLSAVILAAGSGALGVRLGEPMSEPNSDEALRMAEAGEPVVYEVGLEPTERTMRSAVGLVWRLVIAWMALLLMLTIALWLG
- the rplS gene encoding 50S ribosomal protein L19, which codes for MNLIEKIEQEEIARLSANKVLPSFAPGDTVVVSVNVVEGTRKRAQAFEGVVIAKRNRGLNSSFIVRKISSGEGVERTFQTYSPLIAGIEVKRRGDVRRAKLYYLRDRSGKSARIKEKLPARKTAAAAPAAE
- the mog gene encoding molybdopterin adenylyltransferase, with the translated sequence MKHTEALKRNSPNEVKIGLISISDRASKGIYQDEGIPALQAWLMKAISNPCAFHERLIADESEVITETIVELVDELGCDLVLTTGGTGPSRRDVTPEATRDAGTREMPGFGEQMRQISLNFVPTAILSRQTAVLREIDSHAALVINLPGQPKAIAETLEGLKDENGKSIVPGIFAAVPYCIDLIGGPYIETDEAVIKVFRPKSAIKK
- a CDS encoding CoA pyrophosphatase → MPKTPSPEDYAMNVAAPLGFDAQAVPIHQVCADEKRVAKEFLEPAGLKLRLQSPPEWQPEITDENRHVIAADIITKRQAAGKVTQAAVLIPLLVKEEGLSVLLTQRTNHLHDHAGQISFPGGRMDPEDRSPNDTALRESQEEIGLDPNRVEIIGHLPQYLTVSGYSVTPVVGLVQAQAEYVLDEFEVADVFEVPLSFLLDPANHQVRLWQSEQGGRRFYSMPYENRFIWGATAGMLRNLYHLLKV
- the trmD gene encoding tRNA (guanosine(37)-N1)-methyltransferase TrmD, with product MRFDVVTLFPEMFSALTQWGITGRACEQSLASVHLWNPRDFCSDPRKTVDDRAYGGGPGMVMMAKPLEDTVAGIKASHEAAGIKSGPICLLAPQGERFSQKIATDILNYGNLSFICGRYEAVDQRFVDRNVDLQLSIGDFVVSGGEIPAMAMMDAVIRLIPGALGDGESATQDSFMNGLLDYPHYTRPEIYENLSVPDVLLGGHHAKIADWRRQKSLELTFRLRPDLIESARAKGLLTREDEQFLRSL